One Oryza glaberrima chromosome 10, OglaRS2, whole genome shotgun sequence DNA segment encodes these proteins:
- the LOC127785990 gene encoding uncharacterized protein LOC127785990, whose product MTAAAAAAAVTLLRLPLARLSSHLRSLPPRPIPPPRLRVYTSHRLLSSLLAPSHVTAVSSLAEAVAAPDGEGVEAEEEEEEEAEARPTTFVLPRLPRPKLSVKERKELASYAHGLGKRLKSQQVGKGGVTPSVVAAFNDNLESNELLKLKIHLNCPGELPDVILQLEESTGSIAVDQIGRSVILYRPSTSKMKKREESARNRTRFVRSREPSEEQPRSSTSKRFIKSGGAFRPQQKRRPLASKESSYGRR is encoded by the exons atgacggcggcggcggcggcagcggcggtgaccctcctccgcctccctctcgcccgactctcctcccacctccgctccctccctccccgtcCCATACCGCCCCCTCGGCTCCGCGTCTACACCtcccaccgcctcctctcctccctcctagCTCCCAGCCACGTCACCGCCGTCTCGTCCCTGGCCGAGGCGGTGGCTGCGCCGGATGGTGAGGGGGtcgaagcggaggaggaggaggaggaggaggcagaggcgCGCCCCACCACCTTCGTGCTGCCGCGGCTGCCGCGGCCGAAGCTGAGCGTGAAGGAGCGGAAGGAGCTCGCGTCGTACGCGCACGGCCTCGGCAAGCGGCTCAAGTCGCAGCAGGTCGGCAAGGGCGGCGTCACGccgtccgtcgtcgccgccttcaaCGACAACCTCGAGTCCAACGAGCTCCTCAAG ctaaaaattcatttgaactgCCCTGGAGAGCTGCCTGACGTGATACTACAACTTGAGGAGTCAACCGGATCCATTGCTGTTGACCAAATTGGTCGATCTGTCATTCTATATCGTCCTAGCACCAGTAagatgaaaaagagagaagaaagtgcTAGGAATAGAACAAGATTTGTAAGATCTAGAGAACCATCAGAAGAACAACCTAGAAGCAGCACAAGCAAGAGATTTATAAAATCTGGAGGAGCATTTAGGCCACAACAGAAGAGAAGACCATTAGCATCTAAGGAATCGTCGTATGGGCGAAGATAG